In Marmota flaviventris isolate mMarFla1 chromosome 19, mMarFla1.hap1, whole genome shotgun sequence, the DNA window cctgagttcaatccccagtatccaaaacaaacaagcaaaaaaggaCATGAATACCTTTATCTCTCATGGCCTCCCAGTAGCTCAGTGCCTGATAACGTGTTCTGGCCCTTCCTACACACTGTGCAACAGACTGTGCTTCTCATGTTGGGGGTATAAGGATGCCAAGGGCAGGTGAGACCAGCAGATGTACTGGGATGCTAGCATCCAGCATCAGAGCTGGTTAAGTGCAGCCATGGTTTAGGACTTGAAAGCTGCACGTGGACACATGCTCACATGAAGGGCATGTCAGGGGTGGAGGGTGAGGGTGGAGGGGGACTCATCTGAATATAGTTTTCAATGACTTTAAAGACCGTTTCTATTTGTGGTCAGATTTAAATATCCTTAACACCTTGATATATGCTTGCTTTTTCCCCTTGAAGTGAAAATACTTTCTCAAATGAAAGTAGTTAATGATTGCATCTGTCACAGAGTGAACTATAAGTGATGTGAGTAGGAACACTGAGCTCCATTGATTTGTGGGCATTGCAGAACCCCTCTGTTCACAAGAGAAGTGCCAGAGAGGGACTTGAGAAGATGCCTTCAATGTAGATGATCAAAGTGAGGAATCAGACTTGGTTCCCAAAAGCCAGGTGCAGTTCCAACTGTGCTCCCAGCTGCtcatgagcccaggagtttgagaccggCCTGGGTAACGTAATaaggcctgtctcaaaaaaaaaaaaatgctgagagcTGGTTCCCAGTAGTCTCGATCAGAACCTGTTGATCTTGGTTTTCCCTGGCATTTCTGAAcctaggtgggtgggtgggggcatGGAGGAGGGGCTCCGGGACTCCTTTGCAGCCCTTGGGGTCAGCTGTTGTCCTGCGGACCTGCCTGTTGCCCTTGGTCGGCCATGTGGCTGCTCTGACCCTCTGTTGAGATGCTTGGGAGCCTGCTCAGTGTGGCTGTTGGCGGTTGCTGTCTGTGTGATGACTTTGTGTTTCTTTAGCGGACAGGGAATTCATCGAGGGACGAAGGAGGGCCCTGAAGCGCTTCATTAACTTGGTGGCTCGTCACCCCCCCTTCTCTGAGGACACCATCCTAAAGCTCTTCCTTTCGTTTAGTGGCTCAGTAAGTGTGTCCTCAAGGGTCCTGGTGTGGGCtggttctgaagtttctaaaggcCTTACTTTCAATTTTGAATCTCTGACTGTCCTCCTGTCTCATTTCCCTTGTTCGGGTGCCTGGAAGGCATTCGTTTTATTGTGATTGACAATATCAGACTTCTTTCCTTTCAAATGACAGGTTGGGTGTAATTTTAAAAGGCACCTTTGGTTTTGACTTTGAAGGGTTTGTATATTGTGTGGAAATCGGGGGTTCCCAGCATGGTTTTTTGGGGATTTAGAGATAATATACAGAAGCCTGGATGGATGGTTTGGAGCGTTTGTAGATGTGAATAAATAttcatccccaccccccaaaaaatattggGGCGGGGGGCTTTGATCAAGGACCATGGAGAAATAAGCCGAGTGTCCTCAGTAGAGCCACAGGGTCCATCCACCTCTGGAAATGGCGTCTTTGTGTACATCCCTGTCAGGAATAGCAGCTGTTTCTTTCTCCAAGTTGTTGTCACTTTGTCTTACAGGAGTTCAGAGCTAGAACATGGTTCCCGTGTCCAGTGGAACAGGAAAGGGCTTGTAGCCCTTCCAGAGCAAGGAGTGTTCTATGATCCATCTTCCTCCTATCCCTCAGAAAGCGAAGTGCCCAGGTTCTCCTTACAGGGAAGCCTCTTCATGAATGGGCACTTGGGGGCCCTTCACCTCCTGCTGTTAcctgctgcagggcaggggaCATGGGACACAGGAGTAGTCAGcccaaggtttttttgtttttgtttttgggtactggggattgaactcaggagcactaaaatgctgagccacatccccagcaatttttatattttatttagacagggtcttggtgaGTAGCTTAGCGCCTTACAATTGCTGAGGCttctttgaactcaggatcctcctgcctcagcctcctgagctgctgggattacaggtgtgcgccaccaggcTCAGCTACAAGTTTTACTTTCTCCCGCCTTTACTTCCCTGGATGGTAGGAGGGGCCACTAACCTCCTCAGGAAGGCTGCAGGCATTCACTGGTGACCCTGGTGACACTGTCAACAGAAACTCTTGCCTCTGCCTCAGCAGAGTGTGTGGCCTGTCCTTTGAGTCCTTAGGGTTGGGGTAGAGGTCTTGTTTGCCGGCAGAGGGATGTGGCAGGCTGAAAACTGCCTGTGCTCCAGGCAGCACCGGGAGGGGGGACTTAGGGGGTGACCTCCATCCTGGAGGTACACTTCTTTGTCTCTTGCTTTTATGCAGATGGGGTGTTTGTTCTTTGTGGCCTCTCTAGACCCCAGTGTCTTTTTCAGTAAAAAGAGAAGGGGGCAGGTGACTCGAGGCCCCTCTGAAACCTTGGGATTCCTCTCCTCTAACGGCTGTGGATTGGCTTCATCCTGTATTTCCTGGGTGGCTCCTTATTTTGAGACTTGGCTTTGCCTCTGTTCTGAAGGCCTCTGTTCCGAGGGTGGGCTTGACCAGAGTGCTGCCTGTCCTCTGCCCACCAACTGCTCCAGGGCCTGACTCCCTGGGCCTGAGGGTCTCTCAGGAGGAAGAAACCTCAGCTTCATTCTGCTGCTCCATTTGGAACCTAGAGGGTCTAACATCTTGGGGGTTAGGGTATCCCTAGTCCCCTGTTTCTGGAGAGGAACTTCGCTTGGTTAGGCTCTCATCCTTAAGCCAGACTTCCTAGAGTTTaaattcaatgaaagaaaatctgAGGCAGCGGCGGAGGTTCTGGGATGCTGAGGGAAGCCAACGTGGAAGCCGACTTGCTCAGGAGAGACCAGGTGCTCCTGTTCACTGACGAGGCGGCTCTCGTGGCAGCTTTGTGCCGATGGGGAGGTGCAGCTGTCTCTTTCCTCTTGCAGGATGTGCAGAACAAGCTGAAGGAAGCGGCCCAGTGTGTTGGAGATGAATTTATGAACTGTAAGCTGGCTACTAGGGCCAAGGtagttttctgattttgaatatttatttccctttttgctAGAGAGACAGTCATCTTAACATGTAATGATACTCGTGCCACCTCTGCTGTGTGCTGGGGTCCCACTAGGCCATTATATGTTCTCATTGTACCCTCTTTTGGCTGTTCTGTGATGGGGTTCTGCCTGCCTTATGGGTGAGGCCGCAGCCTCTGAGCAGCGGAGTCACAGTCTCTTTCTCTTCGCCGTCAGGACTTCCTTCCCTCTGACATCCAGACTCAATTTGCTGTGAGCAGGGAGCTGATTCGGAACATCTACAATAGCTTCTACAAGCTGCGAGACAGGGCGGAGAGGATTGCTTCGAGGGCCATCGACAATGCTGCTGATCTTCTCATATTTGGGAAGGAATTGAGGCAGGTGGCCTTCTTCAGGGTCTGTGGAGACATCAGGTGGGGAGAGTCTTCAGAGGGTGGTGGGCTCAGGGCAGACTGAGTTTCCTGTGCTAACTGCCACTCTGACCTGTTTCACTGCAGAAGGGAAGAAAGTAGGGCAGGCAAATGGGGGATCATGTTTAGGAGAACAGAGGTGGGACCTTCAGCCAGGGCAGTGTGGACGCCAAATGCCCCTGTGTACACTGCAGGCTTGCCAGCTTTCTAGACGTCAGCCCACTGGCCTTAGGAAGGAGCAGCCTGTGGCTGGCTGCAATTCCTCCACTCCATAGGAATGGCACACAGACTGCCTGGGGTCTTGTTGGGAAGAGAAGTCCCTCACGAGGTCTGAGTGGGGCTGAGATCCCACCTTCTTCATTGCCTCACAGTGTCCCCATGGGCCCCTCCAGGAGCATGGGTCTGAGTGGGACACAAGGGCGAGTGTCTCCTGGCTTATGTGTTTTGCTTTCCACAGTGCTTTAGGGTCTGACACGACCCCCCTGCCCTCCTGGGCTGCTCTTCACCTCAGCACCTGGGGCTCCCTGAAGCAGGCCCTGAAGGGCCTCTCTGTGGAGTTCGCCCTGCTTGCAGACAAAGCTGCGCAGCAGGTGAGTGCACTGGCTCTCCACGCACCTGTCCCAGGGCGTTCTGTGCCCTGTGGGACTGCAGGGCTACCTCAGCCCAGCTTCAAAGGGCCGACTTCTACTGGGGGAACAGCTGTTTCTGGGAACTGCCTGTCCCCATCTGTTGTGGGTGGCTCCCCACCAGTGGTTTGTTCTTTGGAGAGGGCTACCAGTGACAGAAACAAGTTGGGTTCCGATCTCTTGAGCATTGACTCTGCTGAGATTAGAAGAGGGTGTCTGCTCTTTCAGGCATAATTAGGTGTCGGAGTTGGCTTCTGGGTGGGCCAGATAGTTCCGATTGTGCTGAGTCAGCTAGAATTTGACAGAATAACTCAACTCAGATTAATTCTCAGAATAGTAACTAAGCTCCCAGCACCCTGAGAGACTCCCTCCTTCCACCTTGCCGCTCACTTAACTTCAGGAAGTGCTTCTGCTGTGTGGGCAGGAGCTGTTTTTAGAAATCTGCTGGCCGTTGGGGATTAATTTGAAGATATAGTATTCATCATCAAACTTAAAGGTTCACCTGGGGATTTTATGTTATGAAACTGCTGCCTAATTTTGATGGTGAAAGTTGTTCTCTACTTTGTGGGGAAGTAGTCTCGAAGCTCCTGGTGGAATGAGGCATTTTGAGTGAATTAATGTCCTTGCTGAAGCTCCACTCCCTGCCTGACACCTGGAGTTCTTCTGTTGTCTGTGTGGTGGGCCTGCCTGCCAGGGACCTGGGGGCTCTTCTTGCTGGAGGTTGGGGTGCTCAGGTGTTCATGATGTGTGTGTGCCAAAGAGGGAATTTGATCTCCTTGCTGTGCCTAAAACTCTGGGTTTTCTCTTCCACTCCCAGTGCCCGTGTGTTCCCTTTAGAAATAGAATTTTGAGCCGTGTAGGTAACCTCTGATCAGCATGGTGCCTGTTCCTTTCTCAGGTCTGTAGGTACCCATGGTGACGAGCACTGAAAATAAGGTCTCAGTGGTGTGACTAATGGAGAGACGGGGGGTTTGGGGCCTGTGCCAGGACCATGCGGCTTTTATGTTGGCttctgggcctcaatttccccACTAAGGTAACATAAGGGGTTGAACTAGGGCGTGCAAACAGCTGCTGTCTTTGAATCCATTGCGCCTCTCCTCCGAGCTCCTGTGTAAAGCAAAGCCTGTTCCAGTTGCAAGGACACAGGCACCAGGAATCCCTGGGGCTTTGCAGAGCACAGGATGACCTCCCAGGTCCCTGGTGAGGGGAAAGGGCCTGGGTGTCCTGAGGGGTGGAAGCCTGCAGTCCTAGGTTCTCCTCAGCTCTGTGGCTCTGTGATATGTCATGAACTTTGGTTTGAAATTTAATATCTGGAGAAGTACTTTTTCTTGAACTTTCCTCCTGGTCTTTGGCATCATGAATTTACAGCTATTACGTGTAACTGGATCAGGCCACCCACCAGGACTTTGATCTGAAAGGCTAAAGTTCTGTCTTACCCTTGCTCCACAATTAAAGGCCTCTTGGGATGATTTTTCCTAATTCTATTTTTACTCATAcccaattttattctattaagaGACGTACATATGATGTCCCAGCAAGACTAGTGAGACTGGAGGCAGGGGCTGCTTTCTTCATGGTGATGGTGTGCTCCTCTTGAAGGCATATGCCATGATGGTTTATGTGCACTGAACCCCAAATGGAACTTACTGCAGATGACACAAGAAGGGAGGAACCTTGAATCCCTTTCCTACTGGACCAGGGTACAGGGCGCCTCTGCCTGGCTGGTGTTTCTTTTCCGTGTCTTGAAATCCCATAAGATGCTTGTTATTTTCTTGGAACTTACTGGGTAGAATCTGCGTTGGCTGCAGGTGTGGGATTGAGAGGCCAGGAACCTTCTGGCTTAGTGGTCCAAGGCTTGGAGGATGGGATGGTGTTCCCAGAGTCCCCTGAGGTGGCTGTCGCTTTCTGCTCCTAGTCCAGTGCTGtttccccagcctcctcccaccTGCACCACCCCCACACCCAGTCTGATGTGCCGCTTCCTCTGCCTGCCACAGCTGCAGTACTGGAGGCCATAGGAGCATGCAGGTTGCGCTGGACGCCCGTGGGCTGCCCTCGTGTCCCTGCGGAGTGCTGCTACCTGTGTATTCTGGGAGGTCTCTGGGTAGTGATGGGGCTGCTAGTGCTCACATGTGTCCTCAGGATGCTGTGGGCGAGTACAGGAGCTGGGCTTTCCCTGTCATTACCAGGAGCCCATTCCACTAGCAGGGCCACCCATGCCGCTGTGGGCTCAATGTGCACCTGTCCACAGAGCCCTGAGCTTGTGCCAGCAGGAGCCTCTGACTGCTCTCCCTCATCCCCTCTCTGGCCTTTAGTATGTGACCTTTCTCATGAGAATGTCTCTGTTCCCTTATCTCAGCCCAGCTCTCTCCCACGCGCCCTTCCTGCAGCAGCAGctccttcccctgcccctcccGGGCCCAGGCCTGTGTTCCTCCCTGTAGTTGAGCTTGGAGGGTGGCCCCTTGTTCCCAGCAGTCTCCTGTGCATACTCTTTTGACACAGTCAccaataaaactgttttctgcagtgctgggcaGAGCTGCTGGGGTGTACGAGTGTGGGTAAGAGGGGTTCAGAAAGCCAGAGGAAGACACATTGGTGTTGAATGGCTGGGGCAGAACTGTGGGCTTCAAAGGCATTTTTGCCTGGACTTAGGGTGCTGTTATATAGGAAGGGGGGTCTTCTACAGAGTGGGCCGTTGGCTCTGGGAGGGAGCCCACCCAGGCTAGGGCTGGCTGTAAGCCGCCTGGCTGGGTCCTGTGTTGGTTAACTCACCCCTTGTTTCCTAGGGCAAACAGGAAGAGAATGATGTGGTGGAGAAGTTGAACCTTTTCCTGGATTTGCTCCAGTCCTATAAAGTGAGTCTCAGCCACTCCTTGGTCAGGGATAGCATTTTTCAAAATGATCTTAGGATCTTTCAAGGGTGTGACTCCAAGGGAATGGAAAGAGTCAAGAGCCAGCGCTGTGCAGGGAACGTGGTGGACTTTCCAGAGCTAACTGGAGTTTCCTGGGCTGGTTGGGGCTCCTTGGTCCAAGCACCAGTGGGCTTTCCCTGAGCTGAAAGTGGGAGGAGAAGCCCTGGGAGTGTGTGTGCTTGCGCTCTTTTACGTGTCTGGGGGCCTGGCCCACAAAGGGGAATTCACCCAGGAGTGGGTGGAGATTCTAGGAACTTGGCTTTGGCACAGAGGAGGGAAGCTTTCCAAGTGTGGGAGCATCTGTGGTGGGACAGATTGTGATGGAGCACCACGTGGAGCCAGAGAAATCCTTCCTACTGAGGAGGCCAAGGAGAGTGGGCCCAGTGCTTATGGGGCATGTTCTAGAAGGGATTCCTCTGTTGAATGGGATGGTATCTGGTGGCCTCTAAAATCCCGGCATTGATTGTCACTTTAATTTCCTGCAAGGTTTCTGATGGGGGTTATTTAGGGTGCTGCTTATTAATGACATGTGTCTTCCTTGTAGGGCTTCCTGGTCCTCCTACTGTTAGGACACTGGCCCTTTGGAATTGGGTAGTGTTAGCAGTCTGAGGTCCAGAACTGTCCCAGGGCTCTGTTTAAACTGAGATTCAGCGTGTGGGCTTTGGGTTGGGGACCTGGTGGTGGTTTGTGTAGTGGGCCCCTGTGCAAACCTAGTATGCATAAGACTGAATCTGAACAGGGCCTGGCCCCTGAACTGCTCTACTCCTTGACTGTTCCCTGGGCGAAGACAAACAGGAAAACAGGTCCTCTGGAAGGGCCCTGGTAGCTTTCATTGTCAGCCGTTTGCTGCCAGTTTGCATGCCCCAGCCTCCCCGTGTTCTGGACTCTTTCACTGTCCCCTATTGCTTTTTCCTGGTTGTAGGCGGGAGGACTTAAATTGGCCCTGTGAAAGGGGCTctagaatgtccctgggttccgAGTTCCTCTGGGTCAGCTGCTGAGGGCCAGTGCACAGGTGCCTCCTTTTCCTTGCAGGATCTGTGCGAGCGGCACGAGAAGGGCGTGTTGCACAAGCACCAGCGGGCGCTGCACAAGGACGGCCTGATGAAAAGGCAGGCGGTGAGCAACCGCGAGCCCGAGTCAGTGGAGCAGCTGGAGTCCCGCATCCTGGAGGTAGCTGAGCAGGCTGGCAGGTGGCGGGGCCAGGTGGCAGCCTTCTACTGTTAGGACACTTTGGTCCCTCTGGCCCCTGGAGCCATCCTCATGAGCTCCTTTTGGTTGGCTGGATGAGCTTGTGGAATGTCAGTGCCCTGAGCTGGGGTGCTGGGGACGCGCCCAGGATGATGTGCTTCTTTGTACTTGGTGTTCTGTGTCCTGGCCCTTCATCCCCTGGAGTCTTGCTTCAGTGGTTGCATGGAAGGGGTGGAGACCCTGGGCCTGGGCAAACACAGTATGTGGGCAGGGGTGCTCCTCTTCCTGGCACCTTCTGGCCAGGTGTGCAGGGAGACTCTTTTCCTTGCAGCAAGAGAACATGATTCAGACCATGGAGCTTCGGAACTACTTCTCCCTGTACTGCCTGCACCAGGAGACGCAGCTCATCCACGCCTACCTGCCCCTCACCTCCCACATCCTCGGGGCCTTCGTTAACTCTCAGATCCAAGGGCACAAGGAGGTGaggccctccctgccccaccccctaccccagccctgtcctggcCAATGCCTTCCAGTTTCCAGCTGCAGCTCCTGCAGCTAGTGACCTTGGGGAATTATTTCGGACAGTCAGTAGAGTTGGGGTGTATGTGGAAACATAGTGCTTGTTCAGATTTATTAGTGTCACATGTGGCCAGAATAATTATGAATTTGTTCTCATGGTTCTTAGtggggagagcagagagagacCAGAAAGGaacaatttctttccttctggaagAACTTGAGAAGTCAGGAAAACATATCAAGTCCCAAAGCCCTACTGTTTGGAGATGGTGTGGGGGATGGTAGGAATCAAGTTTGAGGGGTTAAAAATATCATTACTGGGCTGgacgcagtggcacatgcctgtaatcccagtg includes these proteins:
- the Snx8 gene encoding sorting nexin-8 isoform X3, which translates into the protein MQPPRTSCAVRSPRCGPHTAWETTGSPVQVTDRRDPDPSRMQMPQGNPLLLSYTLQELLARDTVQVELIPEKKGLFLKHVEYEVSSQRFKSSVYRRYNDFVVFHEMLLHKFPYRMVPALPPKRVLGADREFIEGRRRALKRFINLVARHPPFSEDTILKLFLSFSGSDVQNKLKEAAQCVGDEFMNCKLATRAKDFLPSDIQTQFAVSRELIRNIYNSFYKLRDRAERIASRAIDNAADLLIFGKELSALGSDTTPLPSWAALHLSTWGSLKQALKGLSVEFALLADKAAQQGKQEENDVVEKLNLFLDLLQSYKDLCERHEKGVLHKHQRALHKDGLMKRQAVSNREPESVEQLESRILEQENMIQTMELRNYFSLYCLHQETQLIHAYLPLTSHILGAFVNSQIQGHKEMGKVWDDLKPKLSCLFAGPHNALTPPRSPQDGVCPH
- the Snx8 gene encoding sorting nexin-8 isoform X2, with translation MDDSKIHEEFAGNHGRPKLLRRLLSGAIQKRSPVQVTDRRDPDPSRMQMPQGNPLLLSYTLQELLARDTVQVELIPEKKGLFLKHVEYEVSSQRFKSSVYRRYNDFVVFHEMLLHKFPYRMVPALPPKRVLGADREFIEGRRRALKRFINLVARHPPFSEDTILKLFLSFSGSDVQNKLKEAAQCVGDEFMNCKLATRAKDFLPSDIQTQFAVSRELIRNIYNSFYKLRDRAERIASRAIDNAADLLIFGKELSALGSDTTPLPSWAALHLSTWGSLKQALKGLSVEFALLADKAAQQGKQEENDVVEKLNLFLDLLQSYKDLCERHEKGVLHKHQRALHKDGLMKRQAVSNREPESVEQLESRILEQENMIQTMELRNYFSLYCLHQETQLIHAYLPLTSHILGAFVNSQIQGHKEMGKVWDDLKPKLSCLFAGPHNALTPPRSPQDGVCPH
- the Snx8 gene encoding sorting nexin-8 isoform X1, with product MTGRAMDPLPAAAVASSTEAEADEEADPLAAGSPVQVTDRRDPDPSRMQMPQGNPLLLSYTLQELLARDTVQVELIPEKKGLFLKHVEYEVSSQRFKSSVYRRYNDFVVFHEMLLHKFPYRMVPALPPKRVLGADREFIEGRRRALKRFINLVARHPPFSEDTILKLFLSFSGSDVQNKLKEAAQCVGDEFMNCKLATRAKDFLPSDIQTQFAVSRELIRNIYNSFYKLRDRAERIASRAIDNAADLLIFGKELSALGSDTTPLPSWAALHLSTWGSLKQALKGLSVEFALLADKAAQQGKQEENDVVEKLNLFLDLLQSYKDLCERHEKGVLHKHQRALHKDGLMKRQAVSNREPESVEQLESRILEQENMIQTMELRNYFSLYCLHQETQLIHAYLPLTSHILGAFVNSQIQGHKEMGKVWDDLKPKLSCLFAGPHNALTPPRSPQDGVCPH